One genomic window of Oncorhynchus clarkii lewisi isolate Uvic-CL-2024 chromosome 5, UVic_Ocla_1.0, whole genome shotgun sequence includes the following:
- the LOC139409544 gene encoding BLOC-2 complex member HPS3 isoform X5 encodes MVHVYNCHPFASQQIVPTEQEPGLVCCGGGALFVVSAGGCKIEAFQLGEEGCPLICRFATMGTVQSILHSEIGDYLVTIEEKNNAPYLRAYTNWRYQAAEKTRVGVRLLGHFLRGSSMRGAPKEQMEIIEIPLFERPLCVACCGVTGDLLVGCPKSLVLFSLKRQALNDKLSILDFERCLIIHLPGLSPQQVGMDVAICAGYIALQTELEVLVVKLERLPGAAFTQKSADKKPQDHSLVPQDMITGAEQDNETEGRREGLAGHRDHDDFFIFPKHQELLGDRAKDCGVKISLEWTGMESEARGNLIITYILYRRFAPDFFQDCSVEETHLHSLQFHPVFTSNQEVCVEGGRGVEPTCLFCFFSLPKTGYLYSVRGGVQMVSAYQYPEKAQQAVLTDLFLHIITKNALQCFSVRCAAVAARAEDPYIDTTMKACPPVTMELCALRIQLFIGLKALCHYRHHIVLLTTADVETREDTERTARRVIEYKDHKTLRGIFLAVGIEPSTTPALKRFLAHSFLNRKSPFTKPQNPSEMGHGWNLYVVNTVPPLQLYNEMVEYSKTYEETNPLSHSRLHLLSEAHLLLRATLLDPRVGNPVERPQTTGQNLAQALGYNTTHTADRQELQQAFQESCAQLGDCFSRFDKRDCHLALPYYKMSGLSLTEVISRNRGLSNSLCGYGKGFLFFLKHSLYEETLELLTEETANEVLDIFGVAEPSQLPHVIASPSMARASPDCGLAHLERLESIGAPSVPLTLSKAALALRMADLQLYRQHMDRHTEMLQVYGFIEEAKLLLHGRGDTVVPTLLARHLRDNQDGLLVAAMVALHENDKVKLDEADLFFQELCGDVSGPQGGPQLLVDFWEALLMASSQEAVIQELLFRLTTVYIDRVTRRDGRGFKPLKSADDLINWCSHYGVL; translated from the exons GGGACTACCTGGTGACCATCGAGGAGAAGAACAACGCCCCCTACCTACGCGCCTACACCAACTGGCGCTACCAGGCGGCTGAGAAGACCCGCGTTGGCGTGCGTCTGCTCGGTCATTTCCTGCGCGGCTCGTCCATGCGCGGGGCTCCCAAGGAGCAGATGGAGATCATTGAGATTCCACTGTTTGAGCGTCCGCTGTGTGTGGCGTGCTGTGGGGTGACCGGAGACCTGCTGGTGGGGTGTCCTAAGAGCCTGGTGCTGTTCAGTCTAAAGAGACAGGCCCTCAACGACAAGCTCTCCATCCTGGACTTTGAGCGCTGTCTCATCATCCACCTCCCGGGACTGTCGCCCCAACAGGTAGGGATGGAT GTGGCGATCTGTGCAGGGTACATTGCCCTGCAGACAGAGCTGGAGGTGCTGGTGGTCAAACTGGAGAGACTTCCTGGTGCTGCTTTTACCCAGAAGTCAGCTGACAAGAAGCCCCAGGACCACAGTCTGGTCCCCCAAGATATGATCACTGGAGCAGAACAGGACAACGAGACGG aggggaggagagagggtctGGCTGGTCACCGTGACCATGATGACTTCTTCATTTTCCCCAAGCACCAAGAGCTCCTGGGGGACAGGGCTAAGGACTGTGGGGTCAAGATCTCCCTGGAGTGGACAGGCATGGAGAGTGAGGCCAGGGGCAACCTCATCATCACCTATATCTTAtacag GCGTTTTGCTCCAGACTTCTTCcaggactgtagtgttgaggagacCCACCTGCACTCCCTGCAGTTTCACCCAGTGTTCACCA GCAACCAGGAAGTATGTgtggaggggggtagaggggtggagccGACGTGTTTGTTCTGTTTCTTCTCGCTGCCCAAGACGGGCTATTTGTACAGCGTGAGGGGCGGGGTTCAGATGGTCTCAGCCTATCAGTATCCAGAGAAGGCCCAGCAGGCCGTCCTCACTGACCTCTTCCTCCACATCATCACAAA GAATGCTCTCCAGTGCTTCTCAGTGAGGTGTGCAGCAGTGGCAGCCAGAGCTGAGGACCCTTACATCGATACCACCATGAAG gCCTGTCCTCCCGTCACCATGGAGTTGTGTGCTCTGCGTATTCAGCTGTTCATTGGTCTGAAGGCTCTGTGTCACTACCGACACCACATCGTCCTGCTGACCACTGCAGATGTGGAGACCAGGGAGGACACAGAGAGGACCGCACGCAGAGTCAT AGAATACAAAGATCACAAAACCCTTAGGGGGATTTTCCTAGCAGTAGGTATAGAGCCTTCCACCACGCCGGCTCTGAAGCGTTTTCTGGCCCACTCCTTCCT GAACAGGAAGTCACCCTTCACCAAGCCCCAGAATCCCAGTGAGATGGGTCACGGCTGGAACCTGTACGTGGTCAACACCGTCCCCCCCCTCCAGCTCTACAACGAGATG GTGGAGTACAGTAAGACGTATGAGGAGACCAACCCTCTGTCTCACAGCCGTCTGCACCTGCTCAGTGAAGCCCACCTCCTCCTGAGAGCCACGCTCCTGGACCCCCGGGTTGGAAACCCTGTAGAACGACCTCAGACCACTGGTCAGAACCTAGCCCAGGCCCTGGGATATAATACAACCCACaccgcagacagacaggagctgCAGCAGGCCTTCCAGGAGAGCTGCGCCCAGTTAGGAGACTGCTTCAGCAG GTTTGATAAGCGGGACTGCCACCTGGCCCTGCCCTACTATAAGATGTCAGGCCTGTCTCTGACAGAGgtgatctccaggaacaggggtCTGTCTAACAGCCTCTGTGGCTACGGGAAGGGCTTTCTCTTCTTCCTCAAACACTCCCTCTATGAGGAGACCCTGGAGCTGCTCACTGAG gagaCGGCCAACGAGGTGCTGGATATCTTCGGTGTGGCCGAGCCGTCCCAGCTTCCACATGTTATAGCCAGTCCTTCCATGGCCAGAGCCAGCCCTGACTGTGGCCTGGCCCACCTAGAGCGGCTGGAGTCCATCGGAGCCCCCTCCGTACCCCTCACCCTGTCCAAGGCTGCCCTGGCCCTGCGCATGGCAGACCTGCAGCTCTACAGGCAACACATGGACCGACACACAGAG ATGCTGCAGGTGTATGGGTTCATCGAGGAAGCCAAGCTGCTGCTGCACGGCAGAGGGGATACGGTGGTACCTACTCTCTTGGCTCGTCACCTCAGGGACAACCAGGACGGCCTGCTGGTGGCAGCCATGGTGGCGCTGCACGAGAACGACAAGGTCAAACTGGACGAGGCTGACCTCTTCTTCCAG GAGCTGTGTGGGGATGTGTCAGGGCCCCAGGGAGGCCCTCAGCTGCTGGTTGACTTCTGGGAAGCCTTGCTGATGGCCTCGTCACAGGAAGCCGTCATCCAGGAGCTGCTGTTCCGCCTCACCACTGTCTACATCGATCGCGTCACACGCCGAGACGGCCGCGGATTCAAACCGCTCAAGAGCGCAGACGACCtg ATTAACTGGTGTTCCCACTACGGTGTGTTGTAA